Genomic DNA from Thermoanaerobaculia bacterium:
CCGTTCCTGCGGCGGGCGTTCTCGATCGCGGACGCGGATCGAGCGTCGGGAACCGTCGAATTTCTCGTGAAGGTGGTCGGCGCCGGCACCGCCTGCCTCGCGGCGCTCGTTCCCGGCGAGGAAATCGAGCTCCTCGCGCCGCTCGGCAACGCCTTCACGGCCGCCGATCTCGGCCGCGGCGACCGCGTCGCGATCGTCGCGGGAGGCGTGG
This window encodes:
- a CDS encoding FAD-binding oxidoreductase produces the protein MRDVRARVTSRIEHAPGLFSLFCSASGLAASVRPGQFAMIGVAGRSRPFLRRAFSIADADRASGTVEFLVKVVGAGTACLAALVPGEEIELLAPLGNAFTAADLGRGDRVAIVAGGV